One part of the Hydrogenobacter sp. T-2 genome encodes these proteins:
- the glnE gene encoding bifunctional [glutamate--ammonia ligase]-adenylyl-L-tyrosine phosphorylase/[glutamate--ammonia-ligase] adenylyltransferase, producing the protein MFPSEWWKRAEERVYNLNRARESLEELLKRHPNPQSLLDYLNERRFILLLELLDQSECIRKFLINHPEDFQKTIPRLWYVFKDKRAYLKELEELTSQSMSDDDLSKTLAYYRHRELMRIFAKEILGTAKYEDLLQEYSNLPDAMLELAYRRAYQEMVERYGEPLEESGNPATGCIIALGKLGSHELNYYSDIDIMFIHSSDKGHAGRLTINEFFQKVFQKLFKLMTQITPEGKPYEVDLDLRPFGKSGPISMSLRSAELYYESYGRTWERFALLRARYCAGDEELYRAFEREVKEPFVFRKSVDYRILEEIRLIKAQIASEAKKRLLGKNNIKTGEGGIREVEFTVQSLVLLLGGKFPFLRESNTFRAIWKLSQKGVFSNEEAIFLERAYEFLRRLEHKLQLHSCTQTQSFSENDTSRLARHMGMKEQELRANYEKYTKGVSLIFSQIIPSQEEEDLHPIQRALLNGDIEEAKEILINYHFREPIRAFNILWSYISGREGIKLSTQEKQAFIRLLPQLLESMAQTTDPDETLANFDKFFSNPTGRKVILSPAKEDINRTLCKVFSLSSYLSTLISRFPDLVEDVLTLYQDFPDEERLTEEFEKYKAILNLSPENLYRRFKRVWEIRIALVYLMKREDRYKKLFSFFEKLSDLADFLMKRLWENLGLEDTLILALGKYGSRELTIGSDLDLVFVCGSAGEEKTKKAQEFIAFLTKHTSEGYLYDVDFRLRPMGNAGEIAPSLSFYKEYFQFNARTWERLAWTRCRYIAGPEELVEEFETLLKAFLFEKPLGEKERKEIRDMRFALEVNAKKGKSFVDLKFSPGGLIDAEFLIQYYVLLERLREPSMIRACQRLIGKYPILRETREHYTFLRLVETRLRLSKERAGSLLGPQEGKRVASSLGMQEDELKEKVADSMRRLREIFLEVFD; encoded by the coding sequence ATGTTCCCCTCAGAATGGTGGAAAAGGGCAGAGGAAAGGGTATATAACCTAAATAGGGCAAGAGAAAGCCTTGAGGAGCTCCTCAAAAGGCATCCCAATCCTCAAAGCCTTTTGGACTATCTAAACGAAAGAAGGTTTATCTTGCTTTTGGAGCTTCTTGACCAGTCTGAGTGTATAAGGAAGTTTCTAATAAACCATCCAGAAGACTTTCAAAAAACCATACCTAGGCTTTGGTATGTCTTTAAGGACAAAAGAGCCTATCTTAAGGAATTGGAAGAGCTTACCTCTCAGAGCATGTCCGACGATGACCTTTCAAAAACCCTTGCTTATTACAGACACAGAGAGCTTATGAGAATATTTGCAAAGGAGATACTGGGAACCGCAAAGTATGAAGACCTTTTGCAAGAGTATTCAAACTTGCCAGATGCCATGCTTGAGCTTGCTTACAGAAGAGCTTATCAAGAAATGGTTGAAAGATATGGAGAACCTCTTGAGGAAAGTGGAAATCCAGCTACAGGTTGTATAATTGCTTTAGGAAAGCTCGGAAGCCATGAGCTCAACTACTACTCGGACATAGACATAATGTTTATCCACTCCAGCGACAAGGGGCACGCAGGAAGGCTTACCATTAATGAGTTTTTTCAAAAGGTTTTCCAAAAGCTCTTTAAACTCATGACGCAGATAACACCAGAAGGTAAGCCTTATGAGGTGGACCTTGACCTTAGACCCTTTGGAAAGTCAGGTCCTATAAGCATGTCCTTGAGGAGTGCGGAGCTGTATTATGAGTCCTATGGAAGAACTTGGGAAAGGTTTGCACTTCTTAGGGCAAGATACTGTGCGGGAGATGAGGAGTTATATAGGGCTTTTGAGAGGGAAGTGAAAGAGCCTTTTGTCTTTAGAAAATCCGTTGACTATCGCATACTTGAGGAGATAAGGCTCATAAAGGCTCAGATAGCCAGCGAGGCAAAGAAAAGGCTTCTTGGTAAAAATAACATTAAGACAGGAGAAGGTGGCATAAGAGAAGTGGAGTTTACAGTCCAGTCTCTTGTTTTGCTACTTGGTGGAAAGTTTCCCTTTCTTAGAGAGAGCAACACCTTTAGGGCTATATGGAAGCTCAGCCAAAAGGGTGTTTTTTCTAACGAAGAGGCTATTTTTTTGGAAAGGGCTTATGAGTTTCTGAGAAGGCTTGAGCACAAGCTACAGCTCCATTCCTGCACTCAAACTCAGAGCTTCTCAGAAAACGACACAAGCAGGCTTGCAAGGCATATGGGAATGAAGGAACAAGAGCTCAGAGCCAACTATGAAAAGTATACAAAGGGCGTAAGCCTCATCTTTTCTCAGATAATACCCTCTCAAGAGGAGGAAGACCTGCACCCCATACAGAGGGCTTTGCTAAATGGAGACATTGAGGAAGCAAAAGAGATACTCATAAACTACCACTTTAGAGAACCCATCAGAGCCTTTAATATACTTTGGAGCTACATAAGTGGAAGGGAAGGCATAAAGCTATCCACACAGGAAAAGCAAGCCTTTATAAGGCTTCTTCCACAGCTTCTTGAAAGCATGGCTCAAACCACAGACCCAGATGAGACCCTTGCCAACTTTGACAAGTTCTTCTCTAACCCAACAGGCAGAAAAGTAATTTTGAGCCCTGCAAAAGAGGATATAAATAGGACTCTTTGCAAGGTATTTTCCTTGTCCTCTTATCTGTCCACTCTCATAAGCAGGTTTCCAGACCTTGTGGAGGATGTGCTCACTCTTTATCAAGACTTTCCAGATGAAGAGAGGTTAACTGAAGAGTTTGAAAAATACAAGGCTATCCTAAACTTAAGCCCTGAAAACCTTTATAGAAGGTTCAAAAGGGTTTGGGAGATAAGAATAGCCCTTGTATACTTAATGAAAAGAGAAGACAGATACAAGAAGCTCTTTAGCTTTTTTGAAAAGCTTTCGGACCTTGCGGACTTTCTCATGAAAAGGCTTTGGGAAAACTTAGGTCTTGAAGATACACTAATTCTCGCTCTTGGAAAGTATGGAAGCAGGGAACTAACTATCGGTTCCGACCTTGACCTTGTATTCGTCTGTGGGAGTGCAGGAGAAGAAAAAACAAAGAAGGCTCAAGAGTTTATAGCCTTTCTTACAAAACATACCTCAGAGGGCTATCTGTATGATGTGGACTTTAGACTTAGACCCATGGGAAATGCGGGAGAAATAGCACCCTCTCTGAGCTTTTATAAGGAATACTTCCAGTTTAATGCAAGAACATGGGAAAGGCTTGCATGGACAAGATGCAGGTATATTGCAGGACCAGAGGAGCTTGTGGAGGAGTTTGAAACTTTGCTTAAAGCCTTTCTCTTTGAGAAACCCCTTGGTGAGAAGGAAAGAAAAGAGATAAGGGATATGAGGTTTGCACTTGAGGTTAATGCGAAAAAGGGAAAGAGCTTTGTGGACCTTAAGTTTTCTCCTGGTGGTCTCATAGATGCGGAGTTTCTAATCCAGTATTACGTGCTTTTGGAAAGGCTTAGGGAGCCATCTATGATAAGGGCATGCCAGAGGCTAATAGGAAAGTATCCTATACTCAGAGAAACTCGCGAACATTACACCTTTCTAAGGCTTGTGGAGACAAGACTAAGGCTTTCAAAGGAAAGGGCTGGGTCTTTACTTGGACCTCAAGAAGGCAAAAGGGTAGCAAGCTCACTGGGTATGCAAGAGGATGAACTCAAAGAAAAAGTGGCTGATAGCATGAGAAGACTAAGGGAGATATTTCTTGAAGTTTTCGATTAA
- a CDS encoding magnesium transporter, protein MERESFYETAKSLAVVDVPVAHPENTVKETIERILGKKYASASHIVVLEGGKLVGIVTAEDLFSANPEDRIGHIMDKDPPRASPDTDQEVVAWQAVQRGEYAMPVVDHYGYFLGLIPPYTLLKVLLQEHEEDLSRMAGILGPDSTAVSYSGAPMKKRVVYRLPWLLVGLAGGFFAAGVVGMFEKELEKHVALAFFIPTVVYLADAVGTQTEALVVRAFALGLPADIRKETKTSTAIGFVLFLFSLITIWLFWKDFKIAFVVSLAILIASSVAGFVASLLPLFFKRLGLDPAHGSGPLATVIQDIISVFIYFLVASLLL, encoded by the coding sequence ATGGAAAGAGAAAGCTTCTACGAGACTGCAAAGTCCCTTGCTGTTGTTGATGTGCCAGTGGCACACCCTGAGAACACTGTGAAAGAGACCATTGAAAGGATACTGGGCAAAAAGTATGCATCCGCCTCTCATATAGTGGTGCTTGAGGGAGGAAAGCTCGTGGGGATAGTAACCGCAGAAGACCTATTTAGTGCAAACCCAGAGGACAGAATAGGTCATATAATGGATAAGGACCCCCCGAGGGCGAGCCCTGACACAGACCAAGAAGTGGTAGCCTGGCAAGCAGTGCAAAGGGGCGAATACGCCATGCCTGTTGTGGATCATTATGGATACTTCCTTGGGCTTATTCCGCCTTATACCTTGCTTAAGGTTCTACTTCAGGAACACGAAGAAGACCTTTCAAGAATGGCTGGTATACTTGGGCCGGATAGCACCGCAGTCTCCTACTCAGGTGCACCCATGAAAAAGAGGGTAGTCTACAGATTGCCCTGGCTTTTAGTAGGTCTTGCGGGTGGATTTTTCGCTGCAGGAGTTGTTGGAATGTTTGAAAAGGAATTGGAAAAACATGTAGCACTTGCCTTTTTCATACCAACGGTGGTTTACCTTGCGGATGCGGTAGGAACACAGACAGAGGCTCTTGTGGTCAGAGCCTTCGCGCTGGGGCTTCCTGCTGATATAAGAAAAGAAACCAAAACAAGCACTGCTATAGGTTTTGTGCTTTTTCTCTTTAGTCTTATAACCATATGGCTTTTTTGGAAGGATTTTAAAATAGCTTTTGTCGTCTCTCTTGCTATACTTATTGCTTCCTCTGTTGCAGGGTTTGTTGCGTCCTTATTACCTCTGTTTTTCAAAAGGCTTGGATTAGACCCAGCTCACGGAAGTGGACCTCTCGCCACTGTGATACAGGATATAATATCAGTGTTTATTTACTTCCTTGTTGCTTCTCTACTCCTCTGA
- the gltX gene encoding glutamate--tRNA ligase codes for MVVSRFAPSPTGYLHLGNARTAIFSYLFAKHHRGKFILRVEDTDRERSTKEFEEMLLEDLKWLGIEWDEFYRQSERFDIYREYAEKLVQSRHAYPCFCTVEELEEERKKAEEKGVPYRYSGKCRALSKEEVEEFKRQGKPYTIRFRVPDGRVVVFQDLIKGHIAINVDDFGDFVIVRSDGTPTYNFVVVVDDALMGVTHVVRGEDHIPNTPKQILIYEALGFEVPKFAHLPVILGEDRSKLSKRHGAVSVRNYREEGYLSPALFNFLCLLGWSPPEEGREIFSKKELIDLFTLEGVNSAPAVFNKEKLRWMNGVYIREVLSLDRLVEEFMPFLEKAGYKADKDFVRKVLEKTRDSFETLTEGVERLKPFFVQEVSYSEEAMAVLENEPSRRVLELFLQKVQEGDINAQRVKEIAKEIQKELNLKAKEIWHALRACLTGELEGIGVDIMCDVLPKERVLHRVIKALEILG; via the coding sequence ATGGTAGTTTCACGCTTTGCACCAAGTCCTACGGGATATTTGCATCTTGGAAACGCAAGGACTGCTATATTTAGCTACCTTTTTGCCAAACACCACCGCGGGAAGTTTATCCTCAGGGTAGAAGATACAGACAGAGAAAGGTCTACAAAGGAGTTTGAGGAAATGCTCCTTGAGGACCTTAAGTGGCTTGGCATAGAATGGGATGAATTCTACAGACAGTCAGAGAGGTTTGACATATACAGAGAATATGCGGAAAAGCTCGTGCAAAGCAGACATGCCTATCCCTGTTTTTGCACTGTGGAAGAGCTTGAAGAAGAAAGGAAGAAGGCAGAAGAAAAGGGAGTGCCTTATAGATACTCTGGCAAGTGTAGAGCCCTAAGCAAAGAAGAAGTGGAAGAGTTCAAAAGACAAGGCAAACCCTATACTATACGCTTTAGAGTGCCAGATGGCAGGGTTGTGGTCTTTCAAGACCTTATAAAGGGTCATATAGCTATAAATGTGGATGATTTTGGAGATTTTGTTATAGTGAGGAGCGATGGAACGCCCACTTACAATTTTGTGGTGGTTGTGGACGATGCCCTCATGGGGGTCACACACGTGGTAAGAGGGGAAGACCACATTCCTAACACACCCAAGCAGATACTCATATACGAAGCCCTTGGCTTTGAGGTTCCTAAGTTTGCCCACCTGCCTGTTATACTGGGAGAGGACAGAAGCAAACTTTCAAAGCGTCATGGTGCGGTTTCTGTGAGAAACTACAGGGAAGAGGGCTATCTGTCTCCTGCACTTTTTAACTTTCTATGTCTTCTTGGCTGGTCTCCACCAGAAGAAGGAAGGGAGATATTCTCCAAAAAGGAGCTTATAGACTTGTTTACTTTGGAAGGGGTAAACTCCGCACCTGCGGTCTTTAACAAGGAAAAGCTAAGGTGGATGAACGGAGTTTATATAAGAGAGGTGCTTTCTCTTGACAGGCTTGTGGAGGAGTTTATGCCTTTCCTTGAGAAGGCAGGATACAAAGCGGACAAGGACTTTGTAAGAAAAGTCTTGGAAAAGACCAGGGACTCCTTTGAGACCTTAACAGAAGGTGTGGAAAGGCTTAAGCCCTTTTTTGTCCAAGAGGTGAGCTATTCAGAGGAAGCTATGGCTGTCCTTGAAAATGAGCCTTCAAGAAGAGTTCTTGAGCTTTTCTTACAAAAGGTGCAAGAGGGAGACATAAACGCTCAAAGGGTAAAGGAAATAGCCAAAGAGATACAAAAGGAGCTTAATCTAAAGGCAAAGGAGATATGGCACGCACTTAGGGCATGTCTTACTGGAGAGTTAGAGGGTATAGGTGTGGACATTATGTGCGATGTGCTTCCAAAAGAGAGAGTTTTACATAGGGTAATAAAAGCCTTGGAAATTTTGGGCTGA
- a CDS encoding DNA-methyltransferase, protein MHSIEEFLNRVICGDVLEVLRDMPSDSIDLGITSPPYNKKEKHGGWLVPKVIYKTYKDAMKEEDYQRWQIDVLDELHRVIKEGGSFFYNHKVRYENGKMIHPLEWLTKTKWNIWQEIIWNRKIAGNIRGWRFWQVEERIYWLVKGKPAELKPQHAKLTSIWDIRPEQGHKSHPAVFPIELPTRIIHSILEDRYGVVIDPFCGTGTTLVSAKLLGKAYVGIDISEEYVAYAIKRLESADKERHRVLYELSLHEVSLTFEERKKKGLWNKRLKKL, encoded by the coding sequence ATGCATAGCATAGAAGAGTTTCTCAACAGAGTTATATGCGGAGATGTTTTAGAAGTTCTTAGGGACATGCCTTCTGATTCCATAGACCTTGGGATAACTTCACCGCCTTATAACAAGAAGGAAAAACATGGCGGTTGGCTTGTGCCAAAAGTGATATACAAAACTTACAAAGACGCTATGAAGGAGGAAGACTATCAAAGATGGCAGATAGACGTTTTAGATGAACTACACAGAGTGATAAAAGAAGGAGGCAGTTTTTTCTACAACCACAAGGTTAGATACGAAAACGGAAAGATGATACATCCTCTTGAGTGGCTTACAAAAACCAAGTGGAATATATGGCAGGAGATTATTTGGAACAGAAAAATAGCAGGGAACATTAGAGGATGGAGGTTTTGGCAGGTTGAGGAAAGAATATATTGGCTCGTAAAGGGCAAACCTGCGGAACTAAAACCACAGCATGCAAAACTCACATCCATATGGGACATAAGACCAGAACAAGGACACAAAAGCCATCCTGCGGTTTTTCCCATAGAGCTTCCTACAAGGATAATCCACTCTATTCTTGAAGACAGATACGGTGTAGTCATAGACCCATTCTGTGGCACGGGAACTACACTGGTATCTGCAAAGCTGTTGGGTAAGGCATATGTAGGAATAGATATTTCTGAAGAATATGTGGCTTATGCTATAAAGAGGCTTGAATCCGCAGATAAGGAAAGGCATAGAGTCCTTTATGAGCTTTCCCTTCATGAGGTTAGCCTCACCTTTGAGGAGAGGAAAAAGAAAGGGCTTTGGAACAAGAGGCTTAAAAAGTTATAA
- a CDS encoding endonuclease III domain-containing protein encodes MTREDLPEVLEIMKREFPKWHAPIVKLIAQKRKDPLSALLCALLSTRTRDETTAEVCKRFLQRVKDPQDLLEIDQEELEKLIYPVGFYRNKARQLKELAKQLVEDFNGKVPDNLENLLKLKGVGRKVANIVLSEGFGKPAIAVDVHVHRISNRWGFVKTKTPEDTEEALMEILPREYWRDYNRLLVAFGQTICKPIKPKCGECPISKWCGYYSSLGK; translated from the coding sequence ATGACCAGGGAAGACCTTCCTGAAGTGCTTGAGATAATGAAAAGGGAGTTTCCAAAGTGGCATGCACCAATAGTAAAACTCATAGCACAAAAGAGGAAAGACCCTCTTAGTGCACTTCTTTGTGCTCTCCTTTCCACAAGGACAAGAGACGAAACAACCGCAGAGGTCTGCAAAAGATTTTTACAAAGGGTCAAAGACCCACAAGACCTTTTGGAGATAGACCAAGAGGAGCTTGAAAAACTCATATACCCCGTAGGCTTTTATAGAAACAAGGCAAGACAATTAAAGGAGCTTGCAAAACAGCTTGTAGAAGACTTTAATGGTAAAGTTCCAGACAACCTTGAAAACCTTTTAAAGCTAAAGGGTGTGGGAAGAAAGGTGGCAAACATCGTGCTTTCTGAGGGTTTTGGAAAGCCAGCCATAGCAGTAGACGTGCATGTGCATCGCATAAGCAACAGGTGGGGGTTTGTAAAGACAAAAACTCCAGAAGATACAGAAGAGGCTTTGATGGAAATACTGCCAAGAGAGTATTGGAGAGACTACAACAGACTTTTGGTAGCCTTTGGTCAAACCATATGCAAACCTATAAAGCCAAAGTGCGGAGAATGTCCAATAAGCAAGTGGTGTGGTTATTATAGTAGTCTCGGTAAATAA
- a CDS encoding MFS transporter — protein sequence MWDKKRAYRFIVLMGVVSLFADFTYEGAKGIIGPYLAFLGASALWVSLVSGLAELLGYWVRLLSGFLSDKLRSYWAFTLSGYALNLFAVPLLSLASSWQTASLLLFLERTGKGLRTPSRDALLSKATQVVGHGKGFGLHEFIDQIGAVLGPSVVALVLYLGFGYRLAFALLFVPAVFAMLFLLLAKGLEVKDLQKERRGSEASLGKVFYLYLIASCLVSLGFLQFPLIGFHLTQKLNFEGWQVALFFALAMGVDALSALLFGVLYDRVGFMSLIAGLSIGMFSTLFLLLISQPLFAVVFWGISLGVQESIMRSAVAKLSSEDARGKAYGLFHFFMGLSAFLGGALMGLLYQFSHFFLVIYSVGLHLLAIGLLLAVVKYKTQ from the coding sequence ATGTGGGATAAAAAAAGAGCATACAGGTTTATAGTCCTTATGGGGGTAGTTAGTCTCTTTGCGGACTTTACCTACGAGGGTGCAAAGGGTATTATAGGTCCTTACCTTGCCTTTCTCGGAGCTTCCGCTCTTTGGGTTAGCCTTGTGTCTGGTCTGGCAGAGCTTCTGGGATACTGGGTTAGGCTTCTCTCTGGTTTTCTTTCTGATAAACTAAGGAGCTACTGGGCTTTTACCCTAAGTGGGTATGCCCTAAACCTTTTTGCGGTTCCTCTTCTCTCTCTTGCAAGCAGTTGGCAGACCGCAAGCCTTCTTTTGTTTCTTGAGAGGACGGGAAAGGGACTAAGGACTCCTTCAAGGGATGCCCTTCTTTCAAAGGCTACTCAGGTAGTGGGTCATGGAAAAGGTTTTGGTCTTCATGAGTTTATTGACCAAATTGGTGCGGTTCTTGGTCCTTCTGTGGTTGCCCTTGTGCTTTATCTTGGTTTTGGTTATAGGCTTGCCTTTGCACTGCTTTTTGTGCCTGCGGTCTTTGCCATGCTCTTTCTCTTGCTGGCAAAAGGCTTGGAAGTAAAAGACTTGCAGAAGGAAAGACGAGGGTCAGAGGCTTCTCTTGGCAAAGTTTTCTATCTATATCTTATTGCTTCCTGTCTTGTTTCTCTTGGCTTTTTGCAGTTTCCACTTATAGGTTTTCATCTAACTCAAAAACTAAACTTTGAGGGTTGGCAGGTAGCCCTCTTCTTTGCACTTGCTATGGGAGTGGATGCCCTGTCCGCACTTCTTTTTGGTGTTCTTTACGATAGGGTTGGTTTTATGTCTTTGATTGCTGGACTTTCTATTGGTATGTTTTCTACCCTCTTTCTCCTTCTTATAAGCCAGCCACTTTTTGCAGTGGTCTTCTGGGGTATAAGCCTTGGAGTTCAAGAATCTATAATGAGGTCTGCGGTTGCTAAACTTTCCTCAGAAGATGCAAGAGGAAAGGCTTATGGTCTTTTCCACTTCTTTATGGGGCTTTCTGCCTTCTTGGGCGGTGCTCTGATGGGTTTGCTTTACCAGTTTTCCCACTTTTTTCTCGTAATCTACTCTGTAGGGCTACATCTTTTAGCTATTGGACTTCTTCTTGCTGTCGTAAAATATAAAACCCAATGA
- the dnaX gene encoding DNA polymerase III subunit gamma/tau — translation MYVPFARKYRPKRFSEVVGQDVAVRVLRNAVRLNKLSHAYLFAGPRGTGKTTLARILTKAVNCLQPEEGEPCGRCENCLSIDKGNFPDLIEIDAASNRGIDDIRAIRDAVSYAPIKGKYKVYILDEAHMLTKEAFNALLKTLEEPPPRTVFVLCTTEYEKIMPTILSRCQRIIFTKLREEEIVGYLKTICEKEGVECEEKALITIARLSDGGMRDAVSLLDQASTYGEGKVNSEVLEEFLGIVSQERVRDFLKLLLNSETDQALAFIRDISQRGFNLTRFWDSLEEEIRNLILYKSLKNPEKVMRVEDFHKSFTDKPLNALLYLEKVVNMARLDARSRDFLRACELAIIKTQIIKDILPIGELIRYMSSERPVEPTQKEQTKQEVEQEDPFKPLEGKLDILLMEALKRSKYEVKEDKFVFFVRKGDLTEQDMQKIKALNPKIDFVVEEKEEEGGLPPFVEKVKDIFGAKIVSHEQRGKGKGSSGKSS, via the coding sequence ATGTATGTTCCCTTTGCAAGGAAGTATAGACCAAAGAGGTTCTCCGAGGTGGTAGGTCAGGATGTAGCAGTGCGTGTGCTGAGAAATGCGGTAAGGCTTAACAAGCTCTCCCATGCTTATCTTTTTGCAGGTCCAAGAGGAACGGGGAAGACCACCCTTGCAAGGATACTAACAAAGGCGGTAAACTGTCTCCAGCCAGAGGAGGGCGAACCCTGTGGAAGGTGTGAAAACTGCCTTTCCATAGACAAGGGGAACTTTCCAGACCTCATAGAGATAGATGCCGCATCCAACCGAGGCATAGACGATATAAGAGCCATAAGGGATGCGGTCTCTTACGCACCCATAAAGGGTAAATACAAGGTTTACATCCTTGACGAAGCCCATATGCTTACAAAAGAGGCTTTTAACGCCCTTTTAAAGACCCTTGAAGAACCTCCTCCAAGAACTGTTTTTGTGCTTTGCACCACAGAATACGAAAAGATAATGCCCACCATACTCTCAAGATGCCAAAGGATAATATTCACAAAGCTAAGGGAGGAGGAAATAGTAGGGTATCTAAAGACTATATGCGAAAAAGAGGGTGTTGAGTGTGAAGAGAAGGCTCTTATAACCATAGCCAGACTTAGTGATGGTGGTATGAGGGATGCGGTCTCTTTGCTTGACCAAGCAAGCACCTACGGTGAAGGTAAGGTAAACTCTGAGGTTCTTGAGGAGTTTTTGGGTATAGTATCTCAAGAGAGGGTAAGGGATTTTCTTAAACTCCTCTTAAACTCTGAAACAGACCAAGCCCTTGCCTTTATAAGAGATATAAGCCAGAGAGGTTTTAATCTCACAAGATTTTGGGACTCTCTTGAAGAGGAGATAAGAAACCTAATACTCTACAAAAGCCTAAAGAACCCAGAGAAAGTTATGAGGGTAGAAGACTTCCACAAGAGCTTCACGGACAAACCATTAAATGCCCTGCTCTATTTAGAAAAGGTAGTCAACATGGCAAGGCTTGATGCAAGGAGCAGGGACTTTCTTAGAGCCTGTGAGCTTGCCATAATAAAGACACAGATAATCAAAGACATTCTTCCTATCGGAGAGCTTATAAGGTATATGTCCTCTGAAAGACCCGTAGAACCTACACAAAAGGAGCAAACTAAACAAGAAGTAGAGCAAGAAGACCCTTTTAAACCTCTTGAGGGTAAGTTGGACATCCTTTTAATGGAAGCACTTAAGAGGTCAAAGTATGAGGTCAAGGAAGACAAGTTTGTCTTTTTTGTAAGAAAGGGAGACCTAACAGAACAGGATATGCAAAAGATAAAGGCTTTGAACCCTAAAATAGACTTTGTGGTAGAGGAAAAGGAGGAAGAAGGCGGTCTGCCACCTTTTGTGGAGAAGGTAAAGGACATATTTGGTGCAAAGATAGTTAGCCATGAACAAAGAGGTAAAGGCAAGGGTTCTTCTGGTAAAAGTTCCTAA